In the Xanthobacteraceae bacterium genome, ATGCCGAGCTTGTCGAGCTTCTGCGCGGTCGAGAAACCATTCATTCCCTTCTCGATGAAGAAGGCAGTGATGCCGCGCGGACCCGCGGACGGCTCGGTCTTCGCGTACACGATCAGCGTGTCCGCTTCCGGTCCGTTGGTGATCCACATCTTGCTGCCGTTAAGGACGAAGCGGTCGCCTTTCTTCTCGGCGCGCGTCCGCATGCCGACCACGTCCGAACCGGCACCCGGTTCCGACATCGCAAGCGCGCCGACATGCTCGCCCGAAATCAGCTTGGGGAGATATTTTTTCTTCTGGTTGTCGTTGGCGTTGCGGCGGATCTGGTTCACGCAAAGGTTCGAATGCGCACCGTAGGAAAGGCCGACCGAAGCCGACGCGCGGCTGATCTCTTCCATCGCCACGCAATGTTCGAGATAGCCGAGGCCGGAGCCGCCGTATTCTTCTTCCACCGTGATGCCGAGCAAACCGAGATCGCCGAGCTTTGGCCAGAGATCGCGCGGAAACTTATTGGTGGCGTCGATCTCGGCAGCACGCGGCGCGATTTCCTTTTGCGCAAAGGAAAGTGTGGTCTGACGCAGCATGTCGGCGGTTTCGCCGAGCGAGAAGTCGAGGCCCATGGCGCGGTTCGGAATCATCGTTACGCTCCCTGCGCGGTTTCGAGCGCCGCGTGCGCTTTTTTCAATACTTCGGGTGGAAAACTCCGCGACTTGTGCGCCTCGCGGTCGAAGCACACGCCGAGCAGTTCGCAAGTCGCCGCGATCTGCCCGGTTTCGCGCTGAATCATTTCATGGCGGAAGCGCACCTTCTTCTCGGACACGTCGAGAATTCTGGTGCGGATTTCAAGGACATCGCCCGGCATCAGTTCTTTTTTGTAGTTCAGCACCTGCTCGACCGCGGCAAGCCCGACCGAGGTCTCGCGCAGCATCGAAGGCGTGATGCCGATATTGAAAAAGAAATTCCAGGTCGCGGCGTCGAACTTCTGAACGTAATAGGCGACGTTCAGGTGCCCCATGTGATCGGTTTCGCCGGGATAGACCGTCCCAAAATATGTTGTCTGCGCGCTCATGCAGCGGCTCCCTGCATCTCGCTCTTGCCTTCGAGAAACATCATGGTCGCCAGCATGCGGCCGATTTCGTTCTCGGCGCCGTCTTTCACCGCCGACACCGCACTCTCGACGACCGTGAGCGTACGCCCGGAGCGGATCACGCGGCTGCGCGCGATGAAGCGCTCGCCCGCCGCCGGACCCATCAGGTTGTATTTGAATTCGACCGTGAGGATGCCCGCGCCGGGGGGAAGCAGCGTGGACGACGCGATCCCGCAGGAAGTGTCGGCAATGGACGTGATGACGCCGCCGTGCAGATAGACGTTCTGCTGGCAGAGGTCTTCGCGGAACGGCAATTCGAGATCGCACGCACCCGGCGCGAGCGAAAGAATACGCGCGCCGATAGTGCGCATGAAACTTTGACGCTCGAAAATTTCGCGCGACTTCGATTCCCACGCCGGATTGCGCGGCGTAAAGCGCGCAACGCCGCCGTGCGGGCTTGCACCCGCCATCGGCATTCCTCCTCGCGAACGTACGGTTTTTATCGTTATTCTTTCCATACGGTAGCGTATGGTATTTTGAGCGTCAACCGGCTACACGGAACGCAATGCGCCAGAATCCCCGTCAGAAGAAAGTCGTCCGCCTCGACCGCCGCGCCTGGATGGCCGCCGCGTTCGGAGAACTGGCGGCGCATGGCTGGGACGGTGTGCGCGTGGAACCGATCGCGGCGACGCTCGGCGTCACCAAAGGCAGCTTTTACTGGCACTTCGCCGACCGCGACGCACTGATCGCGGCAATGTTCGTGCGCTGGTCGGAGGGCCGCGTGCGCGCAATCCGCAACGAAACGCAGGACGACGCCGACCCACGCGCCCTGCTCTATCGTCTGATCGACCTTTATGCGCGCGGACCGAATACCCACGGCCTTGCCATCGAGCTTGCGATCCGCAGCGCCGCGCGTGCCGACAGCCGCGCCGCGGAAGCGGTGGCCGCGGTCGATGGCGAACGCCTTGTTCGCGTGTCAGCCCTGTTCGCGAAACTCGGCAACAAGAGCGAAGCGGAAGCGCGCGCGTTTCTCTTCTACGCTTTTGTGTTCGGCCAAAGCCTGATTGCCGGCCGCCGCGATGCTTCGCTACGCGCCGCCGCTTCCGCCCTGATCGTGGATTAGGCGCGCTTCAGTTTTCCGATTGACTTGGCGAGCAGTTCGCTCACCTCGCCGGGGCGTACCGGTTTCGAGAACAGATAGCCCTGCACCTGCTGACAGCCCGCCGCGCGGACGAAGCGATGCTGCGATGCTGTTTCGACACCTTCCGCTGTAACGATCATGCCGAGCGCACGGCCGAGACGCGCGACGCATTCGACGATAGCCGCCGCATCTTCCTTGATGCCGAGGTTCTGTACGAACGACTGGTCGATCTTGATTTTATCGACCGGGAAACTGCCGAGATAGCCGAGCGAGGAATAACCCGTGCCGAAATCGTCGATGGCGAAGCGGATGCCGTATTCGCGCAACTCCGCGAGATCGAACAGCACGTCCTCGTTCGCGTTGAGCAACATGCCTTCGGTGATTTCGATTTCCAGACGGCGCGGATCGAAGCCGGTTTCCTCGATCACGCGCTTGACGCGCTCTGCGAGGTTGCTCTGGCGGAAGTTCGACGGTGACATGTTCACCGCGACCATCATTCCCGGCCAGGCCAGACCGTGTTCGCAGGCTTTGCGCAACACCCACTCGTCGAGGCGCACGATCAGCCCGGATTTTTCCGCGACATGGATGAA is a window encoding:
- a CDS encoding TetR/AcrR family transcriptional regulator; the encoded protein is MRQNPRQKKVVRLDRRAWMAAAFGELAAHGWDGVRVEPIAATLGVTKGSFYWHFADRDALIAAMFVRWSEGRVRAIRNETQDDADPRALLYRLIDLYARGPNTHGLAIELAIRSAARADSRAAEAVAAVDGERLVRVSALFAKLGNKSEAEARAFLFYAFVFGQSLIAGRRDASLRAAASALIVD
- a CDS encoding acyl-CoA thioesterase, whose translation is MSAQTTYFGTVYPGETDHMGHLNVAYYVQKFDAATWNFFFNIGITPSMLRETSVGLAAVEQVLNYKKELMPGDVLEIRTRILDVSEKKVRFRHEMIQRETGQIAATCELLGVCFDREAHKSRSFPPEVLKKAHAALETAQGA
- a CDS encoding isovaleryl-CoA dehydrogenase, whose amino-acid sequence is MIPNRAMGLDFSLGETADMLRQTTLSFAQKEIAPRAAEIDATNKFPRDLWPKLGDLGLLGITVEEEYGGSGLGYLEHCVAMEEISRASASVGLSYGAHSNLCVNQIRRNANDNQKKKYLPKLISGEHVGALAMSEPGAGSDVVGMRTRAEKKGDRFVLNGSKMWITNGPEADTLIVYAKTEPSAGPRGITAFFIEKGMNGFSTAQKLDKLGMRGSDTCELVFQDCEVPEENVVGKVNDGVRVLMSGLDYERAVLAAGSTGIMQACLDAVIPYLHERKQFGQPIGTFQIMQAKLADMYVTMNAAKAYVYSVARACDRGETTREDAAGAILFAAENATKVALDAIQCLGGNGYINEFPTGRLLRDAKLYEIGAGTSEIRRMLIGRELFEKTK
- a CDS encoding PaaI family thioesterase: MAGASPHGGVARFTPRNPAWESKSREIFERQSFMRTIGARILSLAPGACDLELPFREDLCQQNVYLHGGVITSIADTSCGIASSTLLPPGAGILTVEFKYNLMGPAAGERFIARSRVIRSGRTLTVVESAVSAVKDGAENEIGRMLATMMFLEGKSEMQGAAA